TAGATCTCTTCTTCCAGGAAACCATTGAGAAATGCAGACTTAACATCAAGCTGATGAATGGTCCACTGATGTTGAGCAGCCAAGGCAACTATCATTCTAACTGTGTCAAGCCTGGCTACTGGTGCAAATGTCTCCAGGTAGTCCAGACCATACCTTTGGCTAAATCCTTTGACAATAAGCACGGCTTTTAGCTTGTTTGATCGCCATCGCATTCATTTTGCTCGATAGACCCATTTTACTCTAATGGTCTTCTTTCCGGCGAGGTTTATCAACTAGCTCCCATGTGCGGTTCTTCTCAATCATGTTGATTTCATCGACCATAGCTAGTTTCCACCTTCATCCGCCTCGACCTCTTCAAAGCGCTAGGTTACGCTATTGCAACTGTGCCCTTTCATAAATATCATCTAGGGCCTTGTGCCTCTCACAGGCACATCATCAACATCCATTTCAGGTCCTAGCTGCTCAAGTTCAGCTTGATTAGGCACCAGGTCTTCTGAAACTGCTTCTGGCTCATTTTTCTCCCAATTCCAGCAGGTTTTTTCATCAAAGATGACATCTCTGCTCACCTGGACTTTGTTTGTCAAGGGATCCAGAACCCTGTAGCCCTTCTTGACTGAGCTGTAGCCTACTAGAACACCTAGTTGAGCCCTTTAAGAGAGCTTGTCTCTCTTTGCTGCTGGTATTTGTGCATAACACAGGCAACCAAACACCTTCAGATGTGCCAAGGAAGGCTTGAAACCGAACCAAGCCTCAAAAGGTGTCTTGGATGCAATAGCTTTGGTAGGAAGCCTATTCTGAAGGTAAACAACAGTGTTTACTGCCTCAGCCCACATGGTCTTGGGCAGTTTCTTCTCAAACAGGAGACATCTGGCCATATCCATCAGACTTCTGTTCTTTCTTTTAGCTACCCCATTCTGCTGAGGTGTGTAGACATTTGTAAGCTGGTGTTTGATACTAGCATCATTGCAAATGGCTTGAAACTGAGCTGAAGTGTACTCAGTGCCATTGTCTATCCTTATCGATTTCAGCTTGCAACCTGTTTCTGTCTCTACAGCAGttttaaacttcacaaacacTTGAGCTACCTCAGACTTGTGTTTCAAGAAGAAAATCCAGCAAAAATTTGTGAAATCatcaatgaagaagatgaaatacCTGTTTTTGCTAAGTGATTCAGTCCTCATCGGGCCACATACATTAGAGTGCACCAGCTGCAGTCTTTCAGTAGCTCTCCAAGCTGAATTTGTAGGAAATGGCAGTCTTGCCTGTTTCCCCATCTGGCAAACTTCACACACATCATTATGCTCCACTGAGCTGGTGAAGTTCTCTGCCAAGCCCTCTTTGGCCATTCGAGCCATTGATCTGAAGTTGGCATGTCCGAGCCTTTGATGCCAAAGCTTTGAGTCATCAACAGAGGCTGTGTATGCTGACTTTGAGTCATTTGGCCAGTGAACCTCAAAGCATTTATCAGTCATTGTGACTGTCATAAGGcttgatccacttggatcagCAATGTGGCACTGTTTGTCTTTGAACACAACAGAATAGCCTTTCTCGAGCAATTGAGCTATACTGAGAAGGTTTCTGTCAATCTCAGGCACCAACAAGACATTTGAGATGACTTTGTTGCCTGTAGAAGTGCATATCAACACTTCTCCTCTTCCTTCAACTTTTATAAACTGACCATTTCCAACCTTAACCTTGGTTTTACAACTTGTGTCCAAGGTTTTGAACAAAGATGCATCTGGTGACATGTGGTTGGTGCAGCCACTGTCCAATAGCCACCCTTTTGAGTATTTCTTCTCAGCAGCTAAGCAAGACATAGTAAAGACCTGCTCTTCCTGGTCACTGCTGTCTTCAGCCACTCGAGCTTCAACCTTTGGTTGTTGAAATTGGTTCTGCCTTGGCTTGTTTCTGTTCTTGCAGACCCTTTCAACATGACCCTTCCTTTTGCAGTGTTGGCACACAGCATCTGGTCTAAACCAGCATCTATCTTCTGGATGACCTAGCCTCTTGCAATGTCTGCAGGGCTGGTCACTGTTCCTTGCAGCATCAGGCTTAGGCCTGTTTTTCTAGAGCCTTTTGCCTTTATGAGCATTGGTGCTCGAGGCTTCTCTGGCTCTAGCTTGAAATGCACCTTCTTGGTGGTCTTCAGCTCTGCTAGCTCTCCTTTGTTCCTGAGCATAGAAAGTGTTGATTAGCTCAATCAAGGAGATGGTAGCAAGGTCTCTTGAGTCCTCAAGTGAGGATATCTTGGCCTCATATCTCTCAGGCAAAGTTGAGAGGACTTTCTCTACTATCCTTGCCTCATCAAAGTGCTCACCAAGGAGCCTTATACTGTTAACCACTGCCATGATTCTATCTGCATACTGCTTcactgtttcttcttccttcatcttcagATTCTCAAAATCCCTTCTCAAATTCAACAACTGATGTTGCCTTGTCCTCTCAGtgccttgaaactcctccttaAGCTTATCTCAGGCCTGTTTTAGAGTCTCACAGGCCATAATTCTGGTGAAGATGACATCTGACACACAGTTTTGAATGCAGGACATGGCTTTGTGCCTTTTGGTCCTTTCATCAGCATGTTGCCTGATCTGAGCTACTGTGGGATTGGCCCTCAGTGGTGCTGGCTCAACATCTGTGTTGACAACTTCCCACAAATCAAAGGCCTGCAGGTAAGTCTTCATCTTGACCAGCCATATGTGGAAGCCTTCTCCATTGAAGACTGGTGGGGCTGCTGGTGAAAAACTTGAGGAAGACATTCAGCTTTCTTAGTTTGATATAACAGGTCCACTAAGAATGaagctctagataccaattgttggtgcaAAGAGGCAGCAGCAATCTGTTGTTTGTCTTGCTTGGATAGCAAGCCTCAAGCCTTGCTGAAGAAACAAACTCAGAAGCAAGAACAGAAACAAATGCGAATggaaaacaaaaagagagagtatttttgaatgaaaagagctgatatttttaattaacaaatcaagAAGGCATAATGCCATTACATATAATagataacaacaacaaaatgaaCAAGTCATTACCTAATGACatacctaacaccactaaatTTACATTGGAAATTGTTAATCAGCTTGCTTAAGTTTCTTTGCTGATTTTCAGTCAATCAATCAACAAAAACATCATAAGGTTTACCAACTTAGTTCAACatgaactagattacaaaataattaaaaatacaatcaaaACATAACAAGTAGTTGGGCAACTTCAAGCTCCAGTTTTTGCACTTCATAGCTCAACTGCTTGCTGCCACTTCTCCttgcatggccacctttgcatgTCTTGCATGGGAACTAAATTCAACAATCTTGTTGAGTCGAGTGTGCCCAATGAGGTGCTTAAATGCATCCAAATTGGGTTATTGTGCGTGCAATCAGATCCGGCAGACAGACCAACTATGTCAACAGTGGTTGCAATGTTAGGAAGCGACACCATAACAGTTCCTCTACCAGCAAAATCTGCATTTTATGTTGGACATTTTATTGCAGAATCAATActaaacatatatgcaatacgtgtgaaattaaaataaataaataagtttaaatataaataaaaaaattaactggTTAAATACTTCTTATTTAGAATGATAAATGTATTCCAATTGTACTACACATATACTTTTGTAAactacttatttaaaatatatgtaataatgcaacaaataatttgaaattaataataatatacaaactTAAAtgggataaatcttaaaattatatatgaactttgatttaatgtgtaattgtatacatgaTTTTTAACTTGGTACAATTATATCGTGAAACTCAAATTATGGTTCAAATGTATAGTAGAAATTtaatcatacatatttaaagaaataaatacatcaatttatttttatattgaataaatataattatttatgtatgcaatatataaatataaaataatattatatcaataattgtgttaataatttacgagaattgaatcaaataaaatttatatgtaattacacttaaatcaacttaaaataaaatattaaacattattaataaaaatatttaagattttatgttatataacacTGCActctacattttttattttatttttcaaaataagaaaagcttattttataacttttcaagTGGGATAATGCCtactaaaaagaaattatattaattggtgaacctaaatttaatgaggaaattatattaattagtaATTCTATCACATATGTATGCATGTAGAATGTATTTAGAACAAAAGTAAGCATTGTGAAAAAAACATctgtcgaaacctttttggaaatcaacttttttatttaaaaaaacgaaaatagagtcaccaccaatcatttttaattaggtgtgattggatcaccttaaaacttattaattttaataaaatgttaggtttactaaaacaatgatttttagtctacaaaatccaggaaatgggttcgggagtcagttacaaATGAGGAAGGactagcaccctcataacgcccaaaattggtacctagttgattacttaatgttttGGCACCCTCATAACGGCCAAAAAGGTCATGTCTTATAAGTTAGGGCACGGCATCTCAAATCCTCGAAAATAAGATtgctcattatttaattattatttaaatcttatgtgtttttagttttaaaaaggaTGTTCGATTATTTAGGTTCAAAGAGAAAGTCAAACTccataagttagggcacaacttCTCGATTTCTAAATAAAGAACGTTGCCTCGGTTTTAAAAATATCCTTTTTTATGCATTGAGTAAAAATCATGTAACATTTAAAGTTATGTGCATTTAACTTATTTGGGTATAATATGAAAATggacaaatatatttaaacatgaTACATGATATAGTGAtagcaaaataatataaaatagcTATGTGGgcaaaatatcaatattaaaatgataaataatgaataaataaataccataataataatgcaactataataataataaaaatattaattcataatactAATAGCAATAGTCATATCACTATcataataccaaaataaataaataaataaaaatatgtaataaccacctaaaaaatgcataaaaaaagaatataaacaacataaattttaagtgctaaaaaaaaagagtaagtAAAGgggtgaaattaaataaatgaatgattaaatggaaatttaaataaaatttaaagtatgaattatataaataaataaagcaaaataaaggactaaaatagAACATGCGAAAAGGAACAAGAACCAAATGGGTAGTTACCCCACTCATATTACACGTGTCCTTCCCTCAGAGGGTCAACAGTGGGtcaagggactaaattgcacaagagtaaaataaaagggaaaaaaatagaaattaaataatgaacTGTAGGACGAAAttgtaaaataacaaaaaagcgGGAGGGTCAAATAAGCAATTAGACCCCCCCTTAAAAACGCACGGATCCTAAGGGAATTTGGTTCGGGTCATTGGGTTGTGTTTAAAACGACATCGGTTTGGGGCTTCTAGAGCCTAGCCAAAATGACGTCGTATCCTGGTCCTTATATATACCAAAAAgttctaaaaaaaatcatttctaaacttattcttttaaaaaaaactttaggcccctttttttttctcgtcCCTTCCATATCCGGCCCTGGTGTTGGTGAGTCTCCACTGTGGCCACCGATCATCAGCAACAGAGACCGCTGCCTCCGATGGCCGAAGATcgcaaaaaaagaagaagcctTTTTGTCCCTATCTTTTGGGGAATTCGAATTTGGGGTCAAAATCCCTAGCTCCGGTCAAAgttcaacaacaaaaaaatggCCCTTTCGGTTTCTAGTCGTCCTCTGACGCGGCCTTAGACGAACCCCCAAGGGTTCGGCAGCCTTCTAGGCCATAGAAGACTCCGATGACGGCAATAGAGGTAAAAACAAACCTTTCgtattctttttatatatatatatatatgcaatattcgaaaaaataaaaaaagaaagatacctttttctttaaaatattataatttctttctgTATTTCTCTTTTGATTGTTTGTAAAAAGATACATGTGTTgttatggcttttatagccgaacaTATTACAggatattcatttttatttttcctttttttattgttgtttctGCTACTGTTTCTGTCTCTTTCTTCTTGCAGGTCGTTATGGTGGTCAACGACAATAGGGAGTTGCACCCTTGCCATTTCAGTGAAATGATGGCAAGGGAGGCAATTCTCAGGCAATGTATTCACTGACATGGCCAGAAGCAGCGGCGCATAGGGGATCTAGAGTTTTTTGAttagtttaggttttttagGCTTGGACTTAGGTGTATTGGGTATTTAGgattttgtaaatggacttttgTTAATGgactatattatttttatttatttatttttgtgcggACCAGACAAAATTGGGCCATTATAACATctattaaataatgaaatatttactttgaaattaatattaaacatatatgtaatacgtatgaaattaaaataaataaattagtttaaatttgaataaaaatttaaataattaaatacatctTATTTAGAATGATAAATTTATTCCAATTGTACTACACATATACTTATGTAAACTacctatttaaaatataagtatgtaatAATGCAAtagataatttgaaattaataatgtAAACCTAAAAgagataaatcttaaaattatatatgaattttgatttaatgtgtaattgtatacatgaattttagtttggtgcaattatacacgtGAAACTCAAATTGTGATTCAAATGTATggtagaaaatttaattttgatttaattatatatatttaaagaaataaatacatcaatttatttttatattggataaatataattatttatgtatgcaatatataaatataaaataatgctatatcaataattgtattaataatctacaagaatgaaattaaataaaaatttaatctatcaacttaaaataaaataaaatagtttaaattctcaataaaaagaatattttccaTTAACTAGACGCAGGTGAGAGACAGGCATTACAGACCAAGTTTCGTCTGACTTTTAAAACCTTCAagacctttagctttaatgggCGCTCTTTGACTCTTTCTCCAACTCAATCCCCCCACCTCCTCTCTGCCATGAAAAATCTCGAATAATAAGTTCCCACTTCTTTCTTTTGGGTTTCCTTTCCTTCAAATTATACAACCTTAAAATGTGGGTTAAATTTACAGCTCTTTCTTCAATTCTCTCCCATCTCCTTACCGGCATCACTCTTGTTGAGGCTCTCCTAAAATGCTATGACACTGGCAATTTCTCTACAAATAGCACATATGGTAAGAACCGGGACCTTATTCTTGCTTCTCTCCCATCTAATGTCTCTGCAAAAGGTGGTTTCCTTACTGCCAGTATTAGCCAACACTCCGACAAAGTTTACACTCTTGCTATGTGCAGGGGAGACTCTACTCCAGACGATTGTTATAAATGTGTCAATTCTACAATTCACAACCTCATAGCTAACTGTCCCAATCAGAAGGAAGCCCTTTCATGGGAAGGGCAACCATGTCATGTACACTATGCAGATCGCTCGTTTTATGGAGCCCTGGAGCTAGATCCCCCTGAGGCAGTCTATAATACCGGTGAAATCACATCTAACTTAACACAATTTGATACGGTCTGGGAGAGTTTGATGGACAGTGTGGTGCAAAAGGCTTCCAACGGCTCTTCTACTCTTAAGTATGCAACTGGGGAAGCATATTCTAGATTTTTCCAAAAGATACATGCGCAAATGCAGTGCACTCCAGATTTATCACAGATCAATTGTGATTTCTGCCTCAGGCAATCCGTCAGTACATATCAAAGCTGTTGTCATGGGAAGCAAGGAGGTGTTGTTCAGAGGCCTAGCTGTTATTTCCGCTGGGATTTGTATCCTTTCTATACACCCAGTGCTTCTACAACAGCCCCATCCTTATCTCCTCCACCCTCACCTGTTAGTTCTCCACCCCCAGCTGCTAGTCCTCCGCCACAGTCGGTGAACACAATCAAAAAAGGTAACTACCGATCTGTTAGACGGCATGCTGGTTTCAGGAAGAAATTGATGTAAATGAAAAGTTGTTGCTTGTGCAGAGGAAGGAGGCCACCGTTCATCCCAGACCCTAGTCATTATAATTGTTCCAATTGTCATCTTGGTGGCAGTACTTGTCATACTTGCAGTAGCTATTCTCCGTAAAAGGATCGCGAAACCCAAGCAGGATAATCGAAGTAAGTTGGTCCTCTACTCTCTTTTGATGTACTTCTTCCAATGTTTAAGCATGGTTTTAtactttagaaaataaaaattagcaaaaatgtTGCAAGTGCTTTCCTCTTGTTTTCAtttgttataacttttttttttttttggcatgaGACCTCCCGGCCGTTAACCACAAGCCTTAATTCGTTCTTTGTTAACCTGCAGATGCCAAGACCAGTGAAGAATCGTTGCAATTTGACTTTGATGCAGTAAGAGTTGCAACAGAAGACTTCTCGGATGCAAACATTCTCGGACGAGGTGGATTTGGTCCTGTTTATAAggtaattttggaaatttgattaaatatatgAAAGTGAAGCCTCTAGTTTGATGGCTTCCAAGAAATAATAGGAAATAAAAGTTGGTGTTTTCTATCATTGTTTGTTACAAATACTATCAGGGTAAGCTTGAGGATGGACGGCAAGTAGCTATAAAGAGGCTGTCTGAAAATTCGGGACAAGGACAACAAGAATTCAAGAATGAAGTGATGTTATTGGCGAAGCTACAACACAGGAATTTGGTTAGGCTTCTTGGTTTTAGCTTGGAACAAAAAGAAAGGGTTCTCATCTATGAGTTTCTGCCTAACTCAAGCCTTGACAACTTTATATTCGGTATGGTTTAATCCtctaatttatatttggtaGTAGAATGCAACTCAAGTCTGTTATAGAGGTGAAAAGTTGATAATCTCTGGTTATGACTATTAAATTCATGATTAATCGCAGATTCAGTAAAGCGTTTGCTACTAAGTTGGGCGAAGAGGTACAAAATTATAAAGGGAATAGCTAAGGGACTTCTTTATCTTCATGAAGATTCTCAATACCGAATCATCCATCGCGACTTAAAAACAGCCAACATATTGTTAGATGAAGAGATGAATCCTAAAATCTCAGATTTTGGATTGGCGAAATTGTTTACGGTTGATCAAACTCGAGCTGACACAAGCAAAGTCGTTGGGACCTAGTAAGCATTTAGAAGGATCTGTTTCTACATgttatttgttaactttgtgatatttaaaa
This genomic stretch from Gossypium raimondii isolate GPD5lz chromosome 6, ASM2569854v1, whole genome shotgun sequence harbors:
- the LOC105774541 gene encoding cysteine-rich receptor-like protein kinase 34; protein product: MWVKFTALSSILSHLLTGITLVEALLKCYDTGNFSTNSTYGKNRDLILASLPSNVSAKGGFLTASISQHSDKVYTLAMCRGDSTPDDCYKCVNSTIHNLIANCPNQKEALSWEGQPCHVHYADRSFYGALELDPPEAVYNTGEITSNLTQFDTVWESLMDSVVQKASNGSSTLKYATGEAYSRFFQKIHAQMQCTPDLSQINCDFCLRQSVSTYQSCCHGKQGGVVQRPSCYFRWDLYPFYTPSASTTAPSLSPPPSPVSSPPPAASPPPQSVNTIKKEEGGHRSSQTLVIIIVPIVILVAVLVILAVAILRKRIAKPKQDNRNAKTSEESLQFDFDAVRVATEDFSDANILGRGGFGPVYKGKLEDGRQVAIKRLSENSGQGQQEFKNEVMLLAKLQHRNLVRLLGFSLEQKERVLIYEFLPNSSLDNFIFDSVKRLLLSWAKRYKIIKGIAKGLLYLHEDSQYRIIHRDLKTANILLDEEMNPKISDFGLAKLFTVDQTRADTSKVVGTYGYMAPEYAWHGQYSVKSDVYSFGVLVLEIISGKKISSFSNQEVGDSLLTHAWRNWSEGTALEVVDPILRDCSRIEIMRCIHLGLLCVQDNIAYRPTMASVVLMLGSYSMSLPVPSRPAFSMHSTMETETKSQSSSLSNQSKRETVQVSVNEASISELDPR